The Glycine soja cultivar W05 chromosome 4, ASM419377v2, whole genome shotgun sequence genomic sequence TGTACATTATCAATTAGAATTTATACACCTTACATATTGCTAGTAGCATGAGTTAGTAAATTGGTATTGTGTAAAATgcgattctttctttcttgtacAGTAAGTTAtgcaatttatcttttaaactaTATTGTCACTTTAATCATACCGGTAAATGTATATTTGAGTTACCATTGACAAGCCTCAAAAGTATGTTTGCAAAAGAATCACACTCATCACTTATACCTTAAAACTACATTGGAATGAATGCTACTGAAATTACTATGGGGATACAAACATGAACTTAGTCATCTATTAAGCATCATCAAATTGCTAATAAACTTATAGACTGTTTATCAATGGCATCAAATTCAAAGAGACATAAATTATACTATTAAAGTATTATTGTAATTCTTGCTACACCTTAAATTGGATTTGATGTCCTTGTGGGTGCTCTTCTATTCTTGTTTTTCAGTCGTAGTGACCTTTAACAGTTCCTTCATTTACAGGGAGATAGATAAGGAAGAATTCAAGAAAGTTATGCAATCAATGCGATCTCATACCAGACAAGGTGTTCAACACAGGGATGGACGACGAACTGGCCTAAGGGCCAATGCTTCTGTAGAAAATGGAGGGCTGATGGAATACTTATTTGGTAAAGATGGAAACGGACGCCTCACACACGATAAATTTGTGCGGTTTATAAGAGACTTGCATGATGAAGTATGTCTCCAATTGCTTCTTTGCCTTAAATATGCGATTGTGATTTATCAGAATAACTTTAAATCCATGCTTCTACATTTGTGGATTTGAACTCCTCATATACACTTTTTCCGCatttaattttggtttaattactcattccTGTAATTACACAATTTAGTCCTTACACATACACTTTTTAATCCGTTTTATTCTCTAGTGTCCAATATTGCAAGGATTAACATGgattaaaaagtataatttaggaattaaaatgagttaaaaaaCATACATGTAGGGATCAAAACAAATAGTGGAGaatcaatttattttgatcCCTAAATGTatgctttttaattattttaaactaaaatataaagacAAGTATAAGaatcaaatgagtaattaaacctttaatttttttatgtttcatttcCTATAGTGACCTTAGAATGATTATGCATGACAACTAATAACAATATTTTGTGTATAGATTGTGAGGCTGGAGTTTGCTCATTATGATTACAAATCTCGAAAAACTATACCGGCCAAGGACTTTGCACACTCCATTGTTGCTTCTGCCGACTTGAGTCATCTGGGCAGGTTGCTTGAACGGGTTGATGAATTGAGCAATGATCCACGGTTTAGGGATGTACGCATAACATTTGACGAGTTCAAAAATTTTGCAGAGCTGAGGAAAAAATTATCACCATTTTCATCAGGCATTTTCAGTTTTGCAGAAGTACAAGGCCTGTTAACAAGAGATGATTTTCAGCGAGCTGCATCACATGTAggacatttttatttcttgctcATTTTAATAAAGATGGTAATTAGGGGTAACTTTTAGCACcaattataacaattttttttaaaaaagaaccgAAAAGCTTTGGTGGCATAATATATTTTGGATCAATTCTGTGATGGTAGAGACTTCACATTGAATAAGTTTATAGATTATGTAAAATGGGATAGCTACTAGAATGGGTACCACAATGTTGTACCTCATTTTGTTGAGAATATGGTGACAAAATGAAGGATGTGCCTTTTTTAAAGTGCAGAGCATACATGTATGATTGGAAAACCAACAAttgatgttataaaaaaaaaaatacatgcacATGTAATTGAAATTATAAAGTGTGTTTGGATTTCAGTTTCATTCATCTGAACTGACTTTACTCAAGCTAACACTCACATTACTTCTTCGTTTGTGCGTTGGAAAGTGTGATTCTTCGTTCAATGCCATTCCAACAAATATCCAAACACAGCTTTGCTGTCAGTTTTAACTTATTAATCCTGTTTTCTTAGTTTTAAGTTGTTGATATTGTCATTGATCATTAGATATCTCATGTTGGAGGATAAGATTTTGAAAGcaattcattgttataaaattGCTTTGCCATAACTGTAGTGTTATTTCTGATTTCTCTTTACCAACTTCTTTAAGCATGTCTGTTCAATAAATTCTTATGGTGCTTGATTGTTTAAATTTCAGGTTTGTGGCTTATCTCTCTCAGACAATGTGGTTGAGATTGTTTTCCATTTGTTTGATGCAAATGAGGATGGAAATCTGAGTACGGAGGAGTTTGTTAGTGTGCTACAACATAGAGAAAGAGACATTGCTCAAC encodes the following:
- the LOC114408939 gene encoding calcium uptake protein, mitochondrial-like, whose translation is MLLHNQDAYRSKVFFNYEKRLQLHSPPEKVFEYFASCRTPEGELLMKPVDLMRAVVPVFPPSESKLVREGYLNGERSPGHLFCLPSEFFMLFDVDNDGLISFKEHIFFVTLLSIQESSFSAAFRMFDKDNDGEIDKEEFKKVMQSMRSHTRQGVQHRDGRRTGLRANASVENGGLMEYLFGKDGNGRLTHDKFVRFIRDLHDEIVRLEFAHYDYKSRKTIPAKDFAHSIVASADLSHLGRLLERVDELSNDPRFRDVRITFDEFKNFAELRKKLSPFSSGIFSFAEVQGLLTRDDFQRAASHVCGLSLSDNVVEIVFHLFDANEDGNLSTEEFVSVLQHRERDIAQPVETGIMGFLSCCWKFAHCHHTSAGVQFNDICFRKIPVTTDFHRS